A portion of the Ralstonia nicotianae genome contains these proteins:
- a CDS encoding porin, with translation MKRSLMTVAVLGTISAAAHAQSSVTLYGLIDVGIRYNTHQNAAGDSKIGMGNGGLLSGSRWGLMGNEDLGGGNKAFFQLESGFTPGTGSTQQSTPSGNARLFGRTAAVGLSSQTYGEIALGRQYTLVHEMAYTHDIYALSNYVGTVGFQGAGLTGGGRLDNTVRYTSPSFGGFTFKGAYTFGETAGDTKHNASPAVAASYDNGPLSVGAAFQIINNIGGLTPATTAYGSTYFGITIPDSTQKVFTVGATYKLGASKLYASYIYSNVYPAGYRNDSFSVAVSYPLTPALELKLPVYVDRLKHAGQSGTRITGGPLLDYSLSKRTDVYAGVDYTRLNGAWQTLAGTSGFTLPVSGRNSVFEATVGLRHKF, from the coding sequence ATGAAAAGATCGCTTATGACGGTCGCCGTTCTGGGAACCATCTCTGCCGCGGCACACGCGCAAAGCAGTGTCACGCTGTACGGCCTCATCGATGTCGGCATTCGCTACAACACACATCAGAATGCCGCGGGCGACAGCAAGATCGGCATGGGCAACGGCGGCCTGCTATCCGGTAGCCGTTGGGGTCTGATGGGCAACGAAGACCTGGGCGGCGGCAACAAGGCGTTCTTCCAGCTGGAGTCCGGCTTCACCCCCGGCACAGGCAGCACGCAGCAATCCACGCCGTCCGGCAACGCCCGCCTGTTCGGCCGAACCGCAGCCGTGGGGCTTTCGTCGCAGACCTATGGCGAGATCGCGCTGGGCCGCCAGTACACGCTGGTCCACGAGATGGCGTACACGCACGACATCTACGCGCTGTCGAACTATGTGGGCACCGTGGGCTTCCAGGGTGCAGGCCTGACCGGCGGCGGCCGACTCGACAACACCGTGCGCTATACCTCGCCGAGCTTCGGTGGCTTCACATTCAAGGGGGCCTACACCTTCGGCGAAACGGCGGGCGACACCAAGCACAACGCGTCTCCGGCGGTGGCGGCCTCTTATGACAATGGCCCGCTCAGCGTCGGCGCAGCGTTCCAGATCATCAACAACATCGGTGGCCTGACGCCGGCAACAACGGCCTACGGCAGCACGTATTTCGGCATCACGATTCCGGACAGCACGCAGAAGGTGTTCACCGTGGGTGCCACATACAAGCTTGGCGCGAGCAAGCTGTATGCGTCCTACATCTACAGCAACGTCTACCCGGCGGGCTATCGGAACGACTCGTTCTCCGTCGCGGTGAGCTATCCGCTCACGCCAGCCCTTGAGCTAAAGCTGCCCGTCTATGTGGACCGGCTCAAGCATGCCGGACAGAGCGGCACCCGCATTACCGGCGGCCCGCTGCTCGACTACAGCCTGAGCAAGCGCACGGACGTCTATGCGGGCGTCGACTACACGAGGCTCAACGGCGCGTGGCAAACGCTAGCCGGTACGTCGGGGTTCACGCTGCCCGTCAGCGGGCGCAATTCCGTGTTTGAGGCCACGGTTGGCCTCCGGCACAAGTTCTGA
- a CDS encoding YfiM family protein — protein MRQIRVRLDWILQLISIGTMPSFRLPALLAAFAIAPSAYAEVEHDKYLHAGISAVIASGVTTLAVDSPNRFWYGLGAGMAVGLTKEIVDRRKTNGRFDSKDLLADLAGALIGAYAADSLLRPAVFKQPTGYAYGVQLNVAFD, from the coding sequence ATGCGCCAGATTCGAGTTCGCCTCGACTGGATTCTGCAACTCATTTCAATTGGAACAATGCCCAGTTTTCGACTTCCCGCGCTCTTGGCCGCTTTTGCAATTGCACCGTCTGCATACGCAGAGGTGGAGCATGACAAATATCTCCACGCTGGCATCAGCGCCGTCATTGCCTCCGGCGTGACCACCCTGGCTGTGGATAGCCCTAATCGCTTCTGGTATGGCCTCGGGGCCGGCATGGCGGTCGGCCTCACCAAGGAGATCGTGGACAGACGGAAGACGAACGGCCGGTTCGATTCGAAGGATTTGCTGGCGGACCTGGCGGGCGCCCTGATCGGTGCGTATGCGGCCGATAGCCTGCTTCGCCCTGCCGTTTTCAAGCAGCCCACCGGATATGCGTACGGCGTGCAGTTGAACGTTGCGTTCGATTAG
- a CDS encoding ribonucleoside triphosphate reductase yields MTCTQVTKRDGSLAPFDGQKIRQAIAAAGRATNEFDTQEAQRLSAHVIGQLAGLACPGIETIQNHVEEALVVAGYWRTARAYIVYREQHARLRALKHTLVDVESTMDEYLEQRDWRVNANANQGYSLGGLILNVAGKVTANYWLSHVYSPEAGHAHREGDLHIHDLDMLSGYCAGWSLRQLLTEGFNGVPGKVEATPPRHMSAAIGQIVNFLGTLQNEWAGAQAFSSFDTYMAPFVRRDAMSYAAVKQAMQELIYNLNVPSRWGTQTPFTNLTFDWTCPADLREQIPYLGGEEMPFTYGDLQPEMDMINRAYIEVMMAGDAKGRAFTFPIPTYNITPDFDWDHPNTKRLFEMTARYGLPYFQNFLNSDLEPHMVRSMCCRLQLDLRELLKRGNGLFGSAEQTGSIGVVTVNCARLGHLHAGDEAALMARLDTLLALGRDVLEVKRKFVQRLIDQGLYPYTRRYLGTLRNHFSTLGVNGVNEMIRNFSGDADDITTPAGHAMAVRLLDHVRLRMAEFQEATGHLYNLEATPAEGTTYRFAREDRKRWPDILQAGTPEQPYYTNSTQLPVGYTDDPFEALARQEALQGKYTGGTVLHLYMNEAISSPQACKQLVRRALSNFRLPYITITPTFSICPKHGYLPGHHAFCPKCDAELLAQQAHAGCGCAAAPATGSSTRSNQEGAPA; encoded by the coding sequence ATGACGTGCACGCAGGTCACCAAGCGCGACGGATCGCTGGCGCCGTTCGACGGACAGAAGATCCGGCAGGCCATCGCGGCAGCCGGCCGGGCGACGAACGAATTCGATACGCAGGAAGCGCAGCGCCTGAGCGCGCACGTGATCGGCCAGTTGGCCGGGCTGGCCTGCCCGGGCATCGAGACCATCCAGAACCATGTCGAGGAAGCCCTGGTGGTGGCCGGCTACTGGCGCACGGCGCGCGCCTATATCGTCTACCGTGAGCAGCACGCCCGCCTGCGCGCGCTCAAGCACACGCTGGTCGACGTCGAGAGCACGATGGACGAGTATCTCGAGCAGCGCGACTGGCGCGTCAACGCCAACGCCAACCAGGGCTACAGCCTGGGCGGCCTGATCCTGAACGTGGCCGGCAAGGTCACCGCCAACTACTGGCTCTCGCACGTCTACAGCCCCGAGGCCGGGCACGCGCATCGCGAGGGCGACCTGCACATCCACGATCTCGACATGCTGTCGGGCTACTGCGCGGGATGGTCCCTGCGCCAGCTGCTGACCGAGGGCTTCAACGGCGTGCCGGGCAAGGTGGAGGCCACGCCGCCGCGCCATATGTCGGCGGCCATCGGCCAGATCGTCAACTTCCTCGGCACGCTGCAGAACGAGTGGGCCGGCGCGCAGGCGTTCAGCTCGTTCGACACCTACATGGCCCCGTTCGTGCGGCGCGACGCCATGTCGTACGCGGCGGTCAAGCAGGCCATGCAGGAGCTGATCTACAACCTGAACGTGCCCAGCCGCTGGGGCACGCAGACGCCCTTCACCAACCTGACATTCGACTGGACCTGCCCGGCCGACCTGCGCGAGCAGATCCCCTACCTTGGCGGCGAGGAGATGCCGTTCACCTACGGCGACCTCCAGCCCGAGATGGACATGATCAACCGCGCCTACATCGAGGTCATGATGGCCGGCGATGCCAAGGGCCGCGCCTTCACCTTCCCCATCCCGACGTACAACATCACGCCCGATTTCGACTGGGACCACCCCAACACCAAGCGGCTGTTCGAGATGACGGCCAGGTACGGGCTGCCGTACTTCCAGAACTTCCTGAACTCCGACCTGGAGCCGCACATGGTGCGCTCGATGTGCTGCCGCCTACAGCTCGACCTGCGCGAGCTGCTCAAGCGCGGCAACGGCCTGTTCGGCTCGGCGGAGCAGACCGGGTCGATCGGCGTGGTCACCGTCAACTGCGCGCGGCTGGGCCATCTGCATGCAGGCGACGAGGCGGCGCTCATGGCGCGCCTGGACACCCTGCTCGCGCTCGGCCGCGACGTGCTGGAAGTCAAGCGCAAGTTCGTGCAGCGGCTGATCGACCAGGGGCTGTATCCCTACACGCGCCGCTACCTGGGCACGCTGCGCAACCACTTCAGCACGCTGGGCGTGAACGGCGTCAACGAGATGATCCGCAACTTCAGCGGCGACGCCGACGACATCACCACCCCCGCCGGCCACGCGATGGCGGTGCGGCTGCTCGACCATGTGCGCCTGCGCATGGCCGAGTTCCAGGAGGCGACCGGCCATCTCTACAACCTGGAGGCCACGCCGGCCGAAGGCACGACCTACCGCTTTGCCCGCGAAGACCGCAAGCGCTGGCCCGATATCCTCCAGGCCGGCACGCCCGAGCAGCCGTACTACACCAATTCCACCCAGTTGCCGGTCGGCTACACCGACGACCCGTTCGAGGCGCTGGCCCGGCAGGAAGCGCTGCAGGGCAAGTACACCGGCGGCACGGTGCTGCACCTGTACATGAACGAGGCGATCTCGTCGCCGCAGGCCTGCAAGCAGCTGGTGCGCCGGGCGCTGTCGAACTTCCGCCTGCCCTACATCACCATCACGCCGACGTTCTCGATCTGCCCGAAGCACGGCTACCTGCCCGGCCACCACGCGTTCTGCCCCAAGTGCGACGCGGAGCTGCTGGCCCAGCAGGCACACGCCGGCTGCGGCTGCGCGGCGGCGCCGGCCACCGGTTCTTCCACCCGTTCCAACCAAGAAGGAGCACCCGCATGA
- a CDS encoding L-threonine 3-dehydrogenase codes for MGARVPKILVVGANGQIGSELALALAERYGHAQVITSDLVPAGRHPHLTHEMLNATDRGELAAVVERHGITQIYLLAAALSATGEKAPQWAWDLNMRSLLNVLEKARQMGVERVFWPSSIAVFGPTTPRDGTPQKTVMEPTTVYGISKQAGEGWCRWYHANHGVDVRSMRYPGLISYKTLPGGGTTDYAVDIFHAAVKGEPYTCFLDPDEALPMMYMPDAIRATIELMEAPAERLTERGSYNIAGMTFTPAQIAAAIREHVPGFQIRYEPDYRQAIAQGWPDSIDDSVARADWGWQAEYGLESMVADMLVNLRTTLAA; via the coding sequence ATGGGCGCGCGCGTGCCGAAAATCCTGGTCGTCGGCGCCAACGGCCAGATCGGCTCCGAACTGGCGCTCGCCCTGGCCGAACGCTACGGACACGCGCAGGTGATCACGTCCGACCTGGTCCCCGCCGGCCGCCATCCGCACCTGACGCACGAGATGCTCAATGCCACCGATCGCGGCGAACTGGCCGCCGTGGTCGAGCGCCATGGCATCACGCAGATCTACCTGCTGGCGGCGGCGCTGTCCGCCACCGGCGAAAAGGCACCGCAGTGGGCCTGGGACCTCAACATGAGGAGCCTGCTCAATGTCCTGGAAAAGGCGCGGCAGATGGGCGTCGAGCGCGTATTCTGGCCCAGCTCGATTGCCGTGTTCGGGCCGACCACGCCGCGCGATGGCACCCCCCAGAAGACCGTGATGGAGCCCACCACCGTCTACGGCATCTCGAAGCAGGCGGGCGAAGGCTGGTGCCGCTGGTACCACGCCAACCATGGCGTGGACGTGCGCAGCATGCGCTATCCGGGCCTGATCTCGTACAAGACGCTGCCCGGCGGCGGCACGACCGATTACGCGGTCGATATCTTCCACGCCGCGGTGAAGGGCGAGCCCTATACCTGCTTCCTCGACCCGGACGAGGCGCTGCCGATGATGTACATGCCCGACGCCATCCGCGCCACCATCGAGCTGATGGAAGCGCCGGCGGAGCGGCTCACCGAGCGCGGCAGCTACAACATCGCGGGGATGACGTTCACGCCCGCGCAGATCGCGGCGGCCATCCGCGAGCATGTGCCCGGATTCCAGATCCGGTACGAGCCGGACTACCGGCAGGCGATCGCCCAGGGGTGGCCCGATTCGATCGACGATTCGGTCGCGCGCGCGGACTGGGGATGGCAAGCCGAGTATGGGCTTGAGTCGATGGTGGCCGATATGCTGGTCAACCTGAGGACTACGCTGGCCGCCTGA
- the norR gene encoding nitric oxide reductase transcriptional regulator NorR has product MIDRLLLADLVADLPPAVRMQRLVGSLRSHFRCGAVALLRLEEDHLRPIAVDGLVRDALGRRFVVGQHPRLAAILARRGVTCFHHDSTLPDPYDGLIDEQAGAPLPVHDCMGVSLHVEGQLWGALTLDTLKIGTFDADAQAELRQLAVVIEAAARTTRLEAEIRALRATRGDLPPGDPAADDWEIIGQSPAIHQLLHELEVVADSELPVLLLGETGVGKELFAHRLHRLSRRRDRPLVHVNCAALPESLAESELFGHVKGAFSGAVGERPGRFEAADGGTLFLDEVGELPLPVQAKLLRALQNGEIQRLGADHPRHVDARVIAATNRNLRERVRDGAFRADLYHRLSVYPVPIPPLRERGNDVLLLAGRFLESNRARLGLRSLRLSPGAEEALRCYPWPGNVRELEHVVSRAALKMLSRGASRDDIVTLETGLLDLDAQAVAPPSPAGLPPEASPDIAPGITLRDAVADCQRRHIQAALAIHQDNWAQTARTLGLDASNLHKLARRLGLK; this is encoded by the coding sequence ATGATTGACCGTCTGCTCCTGGCCGATTTGGTCGCCGATCTGCCGCCGGCGGTGCGCATGCAGCGGCTGGTCGGCAGCCTGCGCTCGCATTTTCGCTGCGGAGCGGTGGCGCTGCTGCGACTGGAAGAAGACCACCTGCGGCCGATTGCCGTGGATGGGCTGGTGCGCGATGCGCTGGGCCGGCGCTTCGTGGTCGGGCAGCATCCGCGCCTGGCGGCCATCCTCGCGCGGCGCGGCGTGACATGCTTCCACCATGACAGCACCCTGCCCGATCCGTACGACGGGCTGATCGACGAACAGGCCGGCGCGCCGCTGCCGGTGCACGACTGCATGGGCGTCAGCCTGCATGTCGAAGGGCAACTGTGGGGCGCGCTCACGCTCGACACGCTCAAGATCGGCACCTTCGACGCCGATGCGCAGGCCGAGCTGCGCCAGCTGGCCGTCGTGATCGAAGCCGCCGCGCGCACCACGCGGCTCGAGGCCGAGATCCGCGCGCTGCGCGCGACCCGCGGCGACCTGCCGCCCGGCGATCCCGCCGCGGACGACTGGGAGATCATCGGCCAGAGCCCGGCCATCCACCAATTGCTGCATGAGCTGGAGGTCGTGGCCGACTCCGAGTTGCCGGTCTTGCTGCTTGGCGAAACCGGCGTGGGCAAGGAGCTGTTCGCGCACCGGTTGCATCGCCTGTCGCGCCGGCGCGATCGCCCGCTGGTGCATGTCAACTGCGCGGCGCTGCCGGAATCGCTGGCCGAAAGCGAGCTGTTCGGCCACGTCAAGGGCGCGTTCTCCGGCGCGGTGGGCGAGCGCCCGGGCCGCTTCGAGGCCGCCGACGGCGGCACGCTGTTTCTCGACGAGGTGGGCGAGCTGCCCCTCCCGGTGCAGGCCAAGCTGCTGCGCGCGCTGCAGAACGGCGAAATCCAGCGGCTTGGCGCCGACCACCCACGCCATGTCGACGCGCGGGTGATCGCCGCCACCAACCGCAACCTGCGCGAGCGCGTGCGCGACGGCGCATTCCGGGCCGATCTGTATCACCGGCTGTCGGTCTATCCGGTGCCGATTCCCCCACTGCGAGAACGCGGCAATGACGTCTTGCTGCTGGCGGGCCGCTTCCTGGAAAGCAACCGTGCGCGCCTGGGCCTGCGCAGCCTGAGGCTCAGCCCCGGCGCGGAAGAAGCCTTGCGCTGCTACCCCTGGCCCGGGAACGTGCGCGAACTGGAGCACGTCGTCAGCCGCGCCGCGCTCAAGATGCTGAGCCGGGGCGCCAGCCGCGACGACATCGTGACGCTGGAAACCGGGCTGCTCGACCTGGACGCCCAGGCCGTCGCCCCGCCCTCGCCCGCCGGACTGCCGCCGGAGGCATCCCCGGACATCGCCCCGGGCATCACCTTGCGCGACGCCGTGGCCGATTGCCAGCGGCGGCACATCCAGGCCGCGCTGGCGATCCACCAGGACAACTGGGCACAGACCGCACGCACGCTCGGGCTGGATGCCAGCAACCTGCACAAGCTGGCGCGACGGCTGGGGCTCAAGTAG
- a CDS encoding helix-turn-helix domain-containing protein, translating to MTQPLVQTPPSSPPEGPPAVGIALQGLRQRQRLSLDELSRRAGVSKSMLSQIERNLTNPTVAVLWRLANALGVSLTDFLAQSAGEPAGNGITVVPPHAIPALKSPDTRCDLRILGPIDLAGRFEWYELTIQAGGVLSSEPHEAGTHEHLSVLSGSMTVRTDADEKKLRHGETARYRADVAHVIANGGKTTATALLVVVHPA from the coding sequence ATGACGCAACCCCTTGTCCAGACGCCCCCGTCCTCACCGCCTGAAGGCCCGCCCGCCGTGGGCATCGCCTTGCAGGGGCTGCGCCAGCGTCAGCGGCTGTCGCTCGACGAACTCTCGCGCCGCGCGGGGGTGTCCAAATCCATGCTGTCGCAGATCGAGCGCAACCTGACCAACCCCACCGTCGCAGTGCTGTGGCGACTGGCCAATGCGCTGGGCGTCAGCCTGACGGACTTCCTCGCGCAGAGCGCCGGCGAGCCGGCAGGCAACGGCATCACCGTGGTGCCGCCGCATGCCATCCCTGCGCTGAAAAGTCCGGATACGCGATGCGACCTGCGTATCCTGGGGCCGATCGATCTGGCCGGGCGCTTCGAGTGGTACGAGCTGACGATCCAGGCGGGCGGCGTGCTGTCTTCCGAGCCGCACGAGGCCGGCACGCATGAGCACCTGTCGGTGCTGAGCGGATCGATGACGGTGCGCACCGACGCCGACGAGAAGAAGCTGCGGCACGGCGAGACCGCGCGCTACCGCGCCGATGTCGCGCACGTGATCGCCAATGGCGGCAAGACCACGGCCACGGCGCTGCTGGTGGTCGTGCATCCCGCCTGA
- the kbl gene encoding glycine C-acetyltransferase: MPNAEAFYAFIRTELDAIREAGLFKQERVIASPQGARVRTIDGREVINLCANNYLGLSSHPRVIDAAHEALRTHGFGLSSVRFICGTQDLHKTLEARLSAFLGTEDTILYGSAFDANGGLFETLLGAEDAVISDALNHASIIDGIRLCKARRYRYQHNDLDDLRAQLTQARADGARHLLVFTDGVFSMDGTIARLDEMRSICDAHGALLGIDECHATGFLGPRGRGTHELRGVFGKVDIITGTLGKALGGASGGFTSARKEVVALLRQRSRPYLFSNTVAPAIIGASIAVLDILEGSTELRDRLERNTRFFRAGLEALGFDVKPGEHPIIPIMVYDADKAQQLAQRLLELGVYVVGFFYPVVPKGQARIRVQMSAVHDEAALQAALGAFGQAGRELGLI, from the coding sequence ATGCCGAACGCCGAAGCATTCTATGCATTCATCCGCACCGAACTCGACGCAATCCGCGAGGCCGGGCTGTTCAAGCAGGAGCGCGTGATCGCCTCGCCGCAGGGCGCCCGCGTGCGCACCATCGACGGCCGGGAGGTCATCAACCTGTGCGCAAACAACTACCTGGGCCTGTCGTCGCATCCGCGGGTGATCGACGCCGCGCATGAAGCGCTGCGTACGCATGGCTTCGGGCTCAGTTCGGTCCGCTTCATCTGCGGCACGCAAGACTTGCACAAGACGCTGGAAGCGCGCCTTTCCGCCTTTCTCGGTACCGAGGACACGATCCTCTACGGCTCCGCGTTCGATGCCAACGGCGGCCTGTTCGAGACGCTGCTGGGTGCCGAAGACGCGGTCATCAGCGATGCGCTGAACCACGCGTCGATCATCGACGGCATCCGCCTGTGCAAGGCGCGCCGCTACCGTTACCAGCACAACGACCTGGATGACCTGCGCGCGCAGCTGACACAGGCGCGCGCGGACGGTGCGCGCCATTTGCTGGTGTTCACCGATGGCGTTTTCTCGATGGACGGCACCATTGCCCGGCTGGACGAAATGCGCTCGATCTGCGACGCGCATGGCGCGCTGCTCGGCATCGACGAATGCCACGCCACCGGTTTCCTGGGCCCACGGGGCCGGGGCACGCACGAACTGCGCGGCGTATTCGGCAAGGTGGACATCATCACGGGTACCCTGGGCAAGGCGCTGGGCGGTGCGTCGGGGGGCTTCACCAGCGCCCGCAAGGAAGTGGTGGCGCTGCTGCGCCAGCGTTCGCGGCCGTACCTGTTCTCCAATACGGTGGCGCCCGCGATCATCGGGGCGTCGATCGCGGTGCTCGATATCCTGGAGGGGAGCACGGAACTGCGCGACCGGCTGGAGCGCAACACGCGGTTTTTCCGCGCGGGGCTCGAGGCACTGGGCTTCGACGTCAAGCCGGGCGAGCACCCCATCATCCCGATCATGGTGTACGACGCCGACAAGGCACAGCAGCTCGCGCAACGGCTGCTCGAGCTGGGCGTGTACGTGGTGGGCTTCTTCTACCCGGTGGTGCCCAAGGGGCAGGCCCGCATCCGGGTGCAGATGAGCGCGGTGCATGACGAAGCCGCCCTGCAGGCCGCGCTCGGCGCGTTCGGCCAGGCTGGCCGCGAACTGGGGCTGATCTGA
- a CDS encoding NAD(P)(+) transhydrogenase (Re/Si-specific) subunit beta, with translation MSLDVVTLLYLVASVFFIQALKGLSHPTTSIRGNRFGMAGMTIAVLTTAALILKLSAGNALGLGYVLLGLVIGGGIGAFMARRIEMTKMPELVAFMHSMIGLAAVFIAMAAVGEPYAFGIAAKGAPIPTGNRLELFLGAAIGAITFSGSVIAFGKLSGRYKFRLFQGAPVRFAGQHLLNLVLGLATIGLGIAFMATENWPAFGAMLALAFLMGVLIIIPIGGADMPVVVSMLNSYSGWAAAGIGFSLNNSMLIIAGSLVGSSGAILSYIMCRAMNRSFFNVILGGFGGAASDAQTGAVQQRSVKSGSADDAAFILGNAETVVIVPGYGLAVARAQHAVKELAEKLTHKGITVKYAIHPVAGRMPGHMNVLLAEAEVPYDQVFEMEDINSEFGQADVAIVLGANDVVNPAAQQKGSPIYGMPILEAYKAKTIIVNKRSMASGYAGLDNELFYLDKTMMVFGDAKTIVEDMGKAME, from the coding sequence ATCAGCCTGGACGTGGTGACCCTGCTGTACCTGGTGGCCAGCGTGTTCTTCATCCAGGCCCTCAAGGGCCTGAGCCATCCGACGACGTCGATTCGCGGCAACCGGTTCGGCATGGCCGGCATGACCATTGCCGTACTCACCACCGCCGCATTGATCCTCAAGCTCTCCGCAGGCAACGCACTCGGCCTCGGCTATGTGCTGCTCGGACTGGTGATCGGCGGCGGCATCGGTGCCTTCATGGCCCGGCGCATCGAGATGACCAAGATGCCCGAGCTGGTGGCCTTCATGCATAGCATGATCGGGCTTGCCGCCGTGTTCATTGCCATGGCTGCGGTGGGCGAACCCTACGCCTTCGGCATTGCCGCCAAGGGCGCACCGATTCCGACCGGCAATCGACTCGAACTCTTTCTCGGGGCGGCGATTGGCGCGATCACGTTCTCGGGATCGGTCATCGCCTTCGGCAAGCTCTCCGGCCGGTACAAGTTCCGCCTGTTCCAAGGCGCGCCGGTGCGGTTCGCGGGCCAGCACCTGCTCAACCTCGTCCTGGGCCTGGCGACCATCGGTCTGGGCATCGCCTTCATGGCCACCGAAAACTGGCCCGCCTTTGGCGCGATGCTCGCGCTGGCCTTCCTGATGGGCGTGCTGATCATCATTCCGATCGGCGGCGCCGACATGCCGGTCGTCGTGTCGATGCTCAACAGCTATTCGGGCTGGGCGGCCGCGGGCATCGGCTTCAGCCTGAACAACAGCATGCTGATCATCGCGGGTTCGCTGGTGGGCAGTTCGGGCGCGATCCTGAGCTACATCATGTGCCGCGCGATGAATCGCTCGTTCTTCAACGTGATCCTGGGCGGCTTTGGTGGCGCGGCAAGCGATGCGCAAACCGGCGCGGTCCAGCAACGCAGCGTCAAGAGCGGCAGCGCCGACGATGCAGCGTTCATCCTCGGCAATGCCGAGACGGTCGTGATCGTGCCGGGCTATGGCCTGGCGGTTGCCCGCGCCCAACACGCCGTCAAGGAACTGGCCGAGAAGCTCACGCACAAGGGGATCACCGTGAAGTACGCCATCCACCCTGTAGCGGGCCGCATGCCAGGGCATATGAACGTGCTGCTGGCGGAAGCCGAAGTGCCCTACGACCAGGTCTTCGAGATGGAAGACATCAACAGTGAATTCGGCCAGGCCGACGTGGCGATTGTCCTCGGCGCCAATGATGTGGTGAACCCCGCGGCCCAGCAGAAAGGCAGCCCGATCTACGGCATGCCGATCCTGGAAGCGTACAAGGCGAAGACCATCATCGTGAACAAGCGCTCGATGGCCTCCGGTTACGCGGGCTTGGATAACGAGCTGTTCTATCTGGACAAGACCATGATGGTGTTCGGCGACGCCAAGACGATCGTCGAAGACATGGGCAAGGCGATGGAATGA
- the nrdD gene encoding anaerobic ribonucleoside-triphosphate reductase, whose protein sequence is MNMPVHQPSSNTRLDDSQRTRCEVWTRVMGYHRPVSSFNIGKQGEFRERRFFVEERTR, encoded by the coding sequence ATGAACATGCCCGTCCATCAACCCTCGTCCAACACCCGGCTCGACGACAGCCAGCGCACGCGCTGCGAAGTCTGGACCCGCGTGATGGGCTATCACCGGCCGGTCAGCTCGTTCAACATCGGCAAGCAAGGAGAATTCCGTGAGCGCCGCTTCTTTGTCGAAGAGCGCACCCGCTGA
- the ytfE gene encoding iron-sulfur cluster repair protein YtfE, protein MPLLDQPLGHLARNIPGATGIFHEYQLDFCCGGQHSLRDAAQAKGIDAAPIAARLQALQAEATPDGAVDWSAVSPSMLIDHILERFHERHREQLPELIRLARRVEHVHGDRPECPVGLSELLEAMWQELESHMQKEEQILFPMLARGHGLRAGGPIAVMRMEHDQHGEALQRLMTLTNDITPPRAACTTWRALYLGLSVFREDLMEHIHLENNILFEGAVAAD, encoded by the coding sequence ATGCCGTTACTGGACCAGCCGCTGGGGCACCTGGCCCGCAACATCCCGGGCGCAACGGGGATCTTTCACGAATATCAGCTCGATTTCTGCTGCGGTGGCCAGCACAGCCTGCGCGACGCCGCGCAGGCCAAGGGAATCGATGCCGCGCCGATCGCAGCGCGCTTGCAGGCGCTGCAGGCCGAGGCCACGCCGGATGGGGCGGTCGACTGGTCCGCGGTGTCGCCCAGCATGCTGATCGACCACATTCTCGAGCGCTTTCACGAGCGCCACCGCGAGCAACTGCCCGAACTGATCCGCCTGGCCCGTCGGGTGGAACACGTCCACGGCGATCGCCCGGAGTGCCCGGTTGGCTTGAGCGAGCTGCTCGAGGCCATGTGGCAGGAACTCGAAAGCCATATGCAGAAAGAGGAGCAGATCCTGTTTCCGATGCTGGCGCGCGGCCATGGCCTGCGCGCCGGTGGCCCGATCGCCGTAATGCGCATGGAGCATGACCAGCACGGCGAAGCGCTACAGCGGCTGATGACGCTGACCAACGACATCACGCCGCCGCGCGCAGCGTGCACGACGTGGCGGGCGCTCTATCTCGGCTTGAGCGTGTTCCGTGAAGACCTGATGGAGCATATCCATCTGGAGAACAACATTCTGTTCGAGGGGGCTGTCGCGGCCGATTGA